The Temnothorax longispinosus isolate EJ_2023e chromosome 4, Tlon_JGU_v1, whole genome shotgun sequence genome has a window encoding:
- the Fdl gene encoding probable beta-hexosaminidase fdl isoform X5: MVGSMPSGWMRRILLFLVLMTGILLIAMYAHAPPLASLQPFATRRRLEDLQRGLVNYLAGNETTIGPGERLYEYLEEPRTFQSPWSWACVANRCERRAVRSSRTSLATCTAHCGGNTRLLWPRPTENIVLGDDSVILHLQQIEFVTVNTSDQETKDLLEHAKDIFIGNIRSLVKVLNAKSRSGIDSFIVYLSAGNARGTTLTLDTDESYKLELVPKGKILEARITGKSYFGVRHGLETLSQLIWWDEATGKQGALRVLTRASIEDKPVFSYRGLLVDTGRQFFPVEELKRVIDGMAATKLNTLHWHLTDSQSFPFDSAQFPEMARWGAYSGDHIYTPDDVKDLADYARIRGVRIVVEIDSPAHAGAGWQWGTEHGFGELALCVDQQPWSSYCGEPNCGQLNPINEHSYRILEGLYRELLDLTEVRDLVHLGGDEVNLECWAQYGNITLAMQAQNMTDHHALWAEFETKMLQRLIRANHDKVPKAVILWSSPLTKRPYIMMYFDPKIHVIQSWGGSNWPETPDLLEDGFRVILSHVDAWYLDCGFGRWRESGEAACGEYRTWQTVYNHRPWKDYPPQQLPLVLGGEAAIWSEQTGQSSLGPRLWPRASALAERLWSDLPTNSYSTDENVYTRLAMHIEVLNSRGIKTESMWPHWCSQNPGKCL; the protein is encoded by the exons ATGGTGGGTAGCATGCCCAGCGGATGGATGAGGAGGatcctcctcttcctcgtccTGATGACCGGTATCCTGCTGATCGCCATGTACGCCCACGCTCCGCCGCTCGCATCGCTCCAGCCATTCGCGACACGACG AAGACTAGAGGACTTGCAGCGCGGCTTGGTTAATTACCTGGCGGGTAATGAAACCACGATCGGACCCGGGGAACGGCTCTACGAGTATCTGGAAGAGCCTAG AACATTTCAAAGTCCGTGGTCCTGGGCGTGTGTGGCGAATCGTTGCGAGAGGCGAGCAGTAAGGTCCTCGAGGACATCGTTGGCGACCTGCACCGCGCATTGCGGAGGGAACACTCGGCTGTTGTGGCCCAGACCGACGGAGAACATCGTCCTTGGCGATGACAGCGTCATTCTGCATCTTCAGCAGATCGAGTTTGTCACCGTAAATACGAGCGATCAGGAGACGAAGGATCTTCTGGAGCATGCGAAGGATATCTTCATCG GAAACATCAGGAGTCTGGTCAAGGTGCTGAACGCTAAAAGTCGCTCCGGTATCGATTCGTTCATCGTGTATCTGAGCGCTGGCAACGCGCGGGGCACTACCTTGACTCTGGATACTGACGAGTCATACAAGCTGGAACTTGTGCCGAAGGGGAAGATTCTGGAAGCCAGAATTACGGGGAAGAGCTACTTCGGGGTGCGGCATGGCCTCGAGACCCTCAGCCAGCTGATCTGGTGGGACGAGGCTACGGGCAAGCAGGGCGCTCTTCGCGTCCTCACGCGAGCCTCCATCGAGGACAAACCCGTATTCTCGTATCGCGGCCTTCTCGTTGATACCGGTAGGCAATTCTTCCCCGTCGAGGAACTGAAGAGGGTCATCGACGGCATGGCAGCCACGAAGCTCAACACGTTGCACTGGCACCTCACCGATTCTCAGAGTTTCCCGTTCGACTCGGCGCAATTCCCGGAGATGGCGAGATGGGGTGCTTACAGTGGTGATCACATTTACACACCTGACGACGTGAAGGATCTGGCCGATTACGCGAGGATACGCGGCGTCAGGATCGTTGTTGAGATCGATTCTCCGGCTCATGCCGGCGCCGGGTGGCAGTGGG GTACGGAACACGGTTTTGGTGAGTTGGCGTTATGTGTGGATCAGCAGCCGTGGTCGTCCTATTGTGGCGAGCCAAACTGCGGTCAACTGAATCCCATAAATGAGCACTCGTATCGGATACTCGAGGGCCTGTATCGGGAGTTATTAGATCTCACCGAGGTGCGCGATTTAGTGCATCTTGGTGGCGATGAGGTGAATCTCGAATGCTGGGCGCAATATGGCAATATCACCCTGGCTATGCAGGCGCAAAATATGACGGACCATCACGCGCTTTGGGCGGAGTTTGAGACGAAGATGTTGCAGCGGTTGATTCGGGCGAATCACGACAAGGTGCCGAAGGCGGTAATCCTGTGGAGCTCACCGTTGACCAAGAGGCCTTATATCATGATGTACTTCGACCCGAAGATTCATGTGATCCAATCCTGGGGCGGTAGCAATTGGCCGGAAACGCCGGACCTGTTGGAGGACGGTTTCCGGGTGATCCTGTCGCATGTGGACGCGTGGTATCTGGACTGTGGCTTTGGCAGATGGCGAGAGAGCGGCGAGGCCGCGTGCGGCGAATATCGCACCTGGCAGACTGTCTACAATCACCGTCCATGGAAGGACTATCCACCACAACAACTGCCTTTAGTGCTCGGCGGCGAGGCGGCGATTTGGAGCGAACAGACTGGACAATCGTCTCTGGGACCTCGACTATGGCCCAGGGCATCGGCACTCGCTGAACGATTATG gagcGACCTACCGACAAACAGTTACTCCACGGACGAGAATGTTTACACCAGACTAGCCATGCATATCGAAGTTCTGAACAGCAGAGGCATCAAAACGGAGTCTATGTGGCCGCACTGGTGTTCCCAGAACCCCGGGAAATGTCTCTGA
- the Fdl gene encoding probable beta-hexosaminidase fdl isoform X4 has product MSSHRLVRMVGSMPSGWMRRILLFLVLMTGILLIAMYAHAPPLASLQPFATRRRLEDLQRGLVNYLAGNETTIGPGERLYEYLEEPRTFQSPWSWACVANRCERRAVRSSRTSLATCTAHCGGNTRLLWPRPTENIVLGDDSVILHLQQIEFVTVNTSDQETKDLLEHAKDIFIGNIRSLVKVLNAKSRSGIDSFIVYLSAGNARGTTLTLDTDESYKLELVPKGKILEARITGKSYFGVRHGLETLSQLIWWDEATGKQGALRVLTRASIEDKPVFSYRGLLVDTGRQFFPVEELKRVIDGMAATKLNTLHWHLTDSQSFPFDSAQFPEMARWGAYSGDHIYTPDDVKDLADYARIRGVRIVVEIDSPAHAGAGWQWGTEHGFGELALCVDQQPWSSYCGEPNCGQLNPINEHSYRILEGLYRELLDLTEVRDLVHLGGDEVNLECWAQYGNITLAMQAQNMTDHHALWAEFETKMLQRLIRANHDKVPKAVILWSSPLTKRPYIMMYFDPKIHVIQSWGGSNWPETPDLLEDGFRVILSHVDAWYLDCGFGRWRESGEAACGEYRTWQTVYNHRPWKDYPPQQLPLVLGGEAAIWSEQTGQSSLGPRLWPRASALAERLWSDLPTNSYSTDENVYTRLAMHIEVLNSRGIKTESMWPHWCSQNPGKCL; this is encoded by the exons ATGTCGTCACATAG aCTCGTCAGAATGGTGGGTAGCATGCCCAGCGGATGGATGAGGAGGatcctcctcttcctcgtccTGATGACCGGTATCCTGCTGATCGCCATGTACGCCCACGCTCCGCCGCTCGCATCGCTCCAGCCATTCGCGACACGACG AAGACTAGAGGACTTGCAGCGCGGCTTGGTTAATTACCTGGCGGGTAATGAAACCACGATCGGACCCGGGGAACGGCTCTACGAGTATCTGGAAGAGCCTAG AACATTTCAAAGTCCGTGGTCCTGGGCGTGTGTGGCGAATCGTTGCGAGAGGCGAGCAGTAAGGTCCTCGAGGACATCGTTGGCGACCTGCACCGCGCATTGCGGAGGGAACACTCGGCTGTTGTGGCCCAGACCGACGGAGAACATCGTCCTTGGCGATGACAGCGTCATTCTGCATCTTCAGCAGATCGAGTTTGTCACCGTAAATACGAGCGATCAGGAGACGAAGGATCTTCTGGAGCATGCGAAGGATATCTTCATCG GAAACATCAGGAGTCTGGTCAAGGTGCTGAACGCTAAAAGTCGCTCCGGTATCGATTCGTTCATCGTGTATCTGAGCGCTGGCAACGCGCGGGGCACTACCTTGACTCTGGATACTGACGAGTCATACAAGCTGGAACTTGTGCCGAAGGGGAAGATTCTGGAAGCCAGAATTACGGGGAAGAGCTACTTCGGGGTGCGGCATGGCCTCGAGACCCTCAGCCAGCTGATCTGGTGGGACGAGGCTACGGGCAAGCAGGGCGCTCTTCGCGTCCTCACGCGAGCCTCCATCGAGGACAAACCCGTATTCTCGTATCGCGGCCTTCTCGTTGATACCGGTAGGCAATTCTTCCCCGTCGAGGAACTGAAGAGGGTCATCGACGGCATGGCAGCCACGAAGCTCAACACGTTGCACTGGCACCTCACCGATTCTCAGAGTTTCCCGTTCGACTCGGCGCAATTCCCGGAGATGGCGAGATGGGGTGCTTACAGTGGTGATCACATTTACACACCTGACGACGTGAAGGATCTGGCCGATTACGCGAGGATACGCGGCGTCAGGATCGTTGTTGAGATCGATTCTCCGGCTCATGCCGGCGCCGGGTGGCAGTGGG GTACGGAACACGGTTTTGGTGAGTTGGCGTTATGTGTGGATCAGCAGCCGTGGTCGTCCTATTGTGGCGAGCCAAACTGCGGTCAACTGAATCCCATAAATGAGCACTCGTATCGGATACTCGAGGGCCTGTATCGGGAGTTATTAGATCTCACCGAGGTGCGCGATTTAGTGCATCTTGGTGGCGATGAGGTGAATCTCGAATGCTGGGCGCAATATGGCAATATCACCCTGGCTATGCAGGCGCAAAATATGACGGACCATCACGCGCTTTGGGCGGAGTTTGAGACGAAGATGTTGCAGCGGTTGATTCGGGCGAATCACGACAAGGTGCCGAAGGCGGTAATCCTGTGGAGCTCACCGTTGACCAAGAGGCCTTATATCATGATGTACTTCGACCCGAAGATTCATGTGATCCAATCCTGGGGCGGTAGCAATTGGCCGGAAACGCCGGACCTGTTGGAGGACGGTTTCCGGGTGATCCTGTCGCATGTGGACGCGTGGTATCTGGACTGTGGCTTTGGCAGATGGCGAGAGAGCGGCGAGGCCGCGTGCGGCGAATATCGCACCTGGCAGACTGTCTACAATCACCGTCCATGGAAGGACTATCCACCACAACAACTGCCTTTAGTGCTCGGCGGCGAGGCGGCGATTTGGAGCGAACAGACTGGACAATCGTCTCTGGGACCTCGACTATGGCCCAGGGCATCGGCACTCGCTGAACGATTATG gagcGACCTACCGACAAACAGTTACTCCACGGACGAGAATGTTTACACCAGACTAGCCATGCATATCGAAGTTCTGAACAGCAGAGGCATCAAAACGGAGTCTATGTGGCCGCACTGGTGTTCCCAGAACCCCGGGAAATGTCTCTGA
- the Fdl gene encoding probable beta-hexosaminidase fdl isoform X1, which translates to MRRSRRARRLVRMVGSMPSGWMRRILLFLVLMTGILLIAMYAHAPPLASLQPFATRRRLEDLQRGLVNYLAGNETTIGPGERLYEYLEEPRTFQSPWSWACVANRCERRAVRSSRTSLATCTAHCGGNTRLLWPRPTENIVLGDDSVILHLQQIEFVTVNTSDQETKDLLEHAKDIFIGNIRSLVKVLNAKSRSGIDSFIVYLSAGNARGTTLTLDTDESYKLELVPKGKILEARITGKSYFGVRHGLETLSQLIWWDEATGKQGALRVLTRASIEDKPVFSYRGLLVDTGRQFFPVEELKRVIDGMAATKLNTLHWHLTDSQSFPFDSAQFPEMARWGAYSGDHIYTPDDVKDLADYARIRGVRIVVEIDSPAHAGAGWQWGTEHGFGELALCVDQQPWSSYCGEPNCGQLNPINEHSYRILEGLYRELLDLTEVRDLVHLGGDEVNLECWAQYGNITLAMQAQNMTDHHALWAEFETKMLQRLIRANHDKVPKAVILWSSPLTKRPYIMMYFDPKIHVIQSWGGSNWPETPDLLEDGFRVILSHVDAWYLDCGFGRWRESGEAACGEYRTWQTVYNHRPWKDYPPQQLPLVLGGEAAIWSEQTGQSSLGPRLWPRASALAERLWSDLPTNSYSTDENVYTRLAMHIEVLNSRGIKTESMWPHWCSQNPGKCL; encoded by the exons ATGAGGAGGAGTAGGAGAGCGAGGAG aCTCGTCAGAATGGTGGGTAGCATGCCCAGCGGATGGATGAGGAGGatcctcctcttcctcgtccTGATGACCGGTATCCTGCTGATCGCCATGTACGCCCACGCTCCGCCGCTCGCATCGCTCCAGCCATTCGCGACACGACG AAGACTAGAGGACTTGCAGCGCGGCTTGGTTAATTACCTGGCGGGTAATGAAACCACGATCGGACCCGGGGAACGGCTCTACGAGTATCTGGAAGAGCCTAG AACATTTCAAAGTCCGTGGTCCTGGGCGTGTGTGGCGAATCGTTGCGAGAGGCGAGCAGTAAGGTCCTCGAGGACATCGTTGGCGACCTGCACCGCGCATTGCGGAGGGAACACTCGGCTGTTGTGGCCCAGACCGACGGAGAACATCGTCCTTGGCGATGACAGCGTCATTCTGCATCTTCAGCAGATCGAGTTTGTCACCGTAAATACGAGCGATCAGGAGACGAAGGATCTTCTGGAGCATGCGAAGGATATCTTCATCG GAAACATCAGGAGTCTGGTCAAGGTGCTGAACGCTAAAAGTCGCTCCGGTATCGATTCGTTCATCGTGTATCTGAGCGCTGGCAACGCGCGGGGCACTACCTTGACTCTGGATACTGACGAGTCATACAAGCTGGAACTTGTGCCGAAGGGGAAGATTCTGGAAGCCAGAATTACGGGGAAGAGCTACTTCGGGGTGCGGCATGGCCTCGAGACCCTCAGCCAGCTGATCTGGTGGGACGAGGCTACGGGCAAGCAGGGCGCTCTTCGCGTCCTCACGCGAGCCTCCATCGAGGACAAACCCGTATTCTCGTATCGCGGCCTTCTCGTTGATACCGGTAGGCAATTCTTCCCCGTCGAGGAACTGAAGAGGGTCATCGACGGCATGGCAGCCACGAAGCTCAACACGTTGCACTGGCACCTCACCGATTCTCAGAGTTTCCCGTTCGACTCGGCGCAATTCCCGGAGATGGCGAGATGGGGTGCTTACAGTGGTGATCACATTTACACACCTGACGACGTGAAGGATCTGGCCGATTACGCGAGGATACGCGGCGTCAGGATCGTTGTTGAGATCGATTCTCCGGCTCATGCCGGCGCCGGGTGGCAGTGGG GTACGGAACACGGTTTTGGTGAGTTGGCGTTATGTGTGGATCAGCAGCCGTGGTCGTCCTATTGTGGCGAGCCAAACTGCGGTCAACTGAATCCCATAAATGAGCACTCGTATCGGATACTCGAGGGCCTGTATCGGGAGTTATTAGATCTCACCGAGGTGCGCGATTTAGTGCATCTTGGTGGCGATGAGGTGAATCTCGAATGCTGGGCGCAATATGGCAATATCACCCTGGCTATGCAGGCGCAAAATATGACGGACCATCACGCGCTTTGGGCGGAGTTTGAGACGAAGATGTTGCAGCGGTTGATTCGGGCGAATCACGACAAGGTGCCGAAGGCGGTAATCCTGTGGAGCTCACCGTTGACCAAGAGGCCTTATATCATGATGTACTTCGACCCGAAGATTCATGTGATCCAATCCTGGGGCGGTAGCAATTGGCCGGAAACGCCGGACCTGTTGGAGGACGGTTTCCGGGTGATCCTGTCGCATGTGGACGCGTGGTATCTGGACTGTGGCTTTGGCAGATGGCGAGAGAGCGGCGAGGCCGCGTGCGGCGAATATCGCACCTGGCAGACTGTCTACAATCACCGTCCATGGAAGGACTATCCACCACAACAACTGCCTTTAGTGCTCGGCGGCGAGGCGGCGATTTGGAGCGAACAGACTGGACAATCGTCTCTGGGACCTCGACTATGGCCCAGGGCATCGGCACTCGCTGAACGATTATG gagcGACCTACCGACAAACAGTTACTCCACGGACGAGAATGTTTACACCAGACTAGCCATGCATATCGAAGTTCTGAACAGCAGAGGCATCAAAACGGAGTCTATGTGGCCGCACTGGTGTTCCCAGAACCCCGGGAAATGTCTCTGA
- the Fdl gene encoding probable beta-hexosaminidase fdl isoform X6 gives MRRSRRARRLVRMVGSMPSGWMRRILLFLVLMTGILLIAMYAHAPPLASLQPFATRRTFQSPWSWACVANRCERRAVRSSRTSLATCTAHCGGNTRLLWPRPTENIVLGDDSVILHLQQIEFVTVNTSDQETKDLLEHAKDIFIGNIRSLVKVLNAKSRSGIDSFIVYLSAGNARGTTLTLDTDESYKLELVPKGKILEARITGKSYFGVRHGLETLSQLIWWDEATGKQGALRVLTRASIEDKPVFSYRGLLVDTGRQFFPVEELKRVIDGMAATKLNTLHWHLTDSQSFPFDSAQFPEMARWGAYSGDHIYTPDDVKDLADYARIRGVRIVVEIDSPAHAGAGWQWGTEHGFGELALCVDQQPWSSYCGEPNCGQLNPINEHSYRILEGLYRELLDLTEVRDLVHLGGDEVNLECWAQYGNITLAMQAQNMTDHHALWAEFETKMLQRLIRANHDKVPKAVILWSSPLTKRPYIMMYFDPKIHVIQSWGGSNWPETPDLLEDGFRVILSHVDAWYLDCGFGRWRESGEAACGEYRTWQTVYNHRPWKDYPPQQLPLVLGGEAAIWSEQTGQSSLGPRLWPRASALAERLWSDLPTNSYSTDENVYTRLAMHIEVLNSRGIKTESMWPHWCSQNPGKCL, from the exons ATGAGGAGGAGTAGGAGAGCGAGGAG aCTCGTCAGAATGGTGGGTAGCATGCCCAGCGGATGGATGAGGAGGatcctcctcttcctcgtccTGATGACCGGTATCCTGCTGATCGCCATGTACGCCCACGCTCCGCCGCTCGCATCGCTCCAGCCATTCGCGACACGACG AACATTTCAAAGTCCGTGGTCCTGGGCGTGTGTGGCGAATCGTTGCGAGAGGCGAGCAGTAAGGTCCTCGAGGACATCGTTGGCGACCTGCACCGCGCATTGCGGAGGGAACACTCGGCTGTTGTGGCCCAGACCGACGGAGAACATCGTCCTTGGCGATGACAGCGTCATTCTGCATCTTCAGCAGATCGAGTTTGTCACCGTAAATACGAGCGATCAGGAGACGAAGGATCTTCTGGAGCATGCGAAGGATATCTTCATCG GAAACATCAGGAGTCTGGTCAAGGTGCTGAACGCTAAAAGTCGCTCCGGTATCGATTCGTTCATCGTGTATCTGAGCGCTGGCAACGCGCGGGGCACTACCTTGACTCTGGATACTGACGAGTCATACAAGCTGGAACTTGTGCCGAAGGGGAAGATTCTGGAAGCCAGAATTACGGGGAAGAGCTACTTCGGGGTGCGGCATGGCCTCGAGACCCTCAGCCAGCTGATCTGGTGGGACGAGGCTACGGGCAAGCAGGGCGCTCTTCGCGTCCTCACGCGAGCCTCCATCGAGGACAAACCCGTATTCTCGTATCGCGGCCTTCTCGTTGATACCGGTAGGCAATTCTTCCCCGTCGAGGAACTGAAGAGGGTCATCGACGGCATGGCAGCCACGAAGCTCAACACGTTGCACTGGCACCTCACCGATTCTCAGAGTTTCCCGTTCGACTCGGCGCAATTCCCGGAGATGGCGAGATGGGGTGCTTACAGTGGTGATCACATTTACACACCTGACGACGTGAAGGATCTGGCCGATTACGCGAGGATACGCGGCGTCAGGATCGTTGTTGAGATCGATTCTCCGGCTCATGCCGGCGCCGGGTGGCAGTGGG GTACGGAACACGGTTTTGGTGAGTTGGCGTTATGTGTGGATCAGCAGCCGTGGTCGTCCTATTGTGGCGAGCCAAACTGCGGTCAACTGAATCCCATAAATGAGCACTCGTATCGGATACTCGAGGGCCTGTATCGGGAGTTATTAGATCTCACCGAGGTGCGCGATTTAGTGCATCTTGGTGGCGATGAGGTGAATCTCGAATGCTGGGCGCAATATGGCAATATCACCCTGGCTATGCAGGCGCAAAATATGACGGACCATCACGCGCTTTGGGCGGAGTTTGAGACGAAGATGTTGCAGCGGTTGATTCGGGCGAATCACGACAAGGTGCCGAAGGCGGTAATCCTGTGGAGCTCACCGTTGACCAAGAGGCCTTATATCATGATGTACTTCGACCCGAAGATTCATGTGATCCAATCCTGGGGCGGTAGCAATTGGCCGGAAACGCCGGACCTGTTGGAGGACGGTTTCCGGGTGATCCTGTCGCATGTGGACGCGTGGTATCTGGACTGTGGCTTTGGCAGATGGCGAGAGAGCGGCGAGGCCGCGTGCGGCGAATATCGCACCTGGCAGACTGTCTACAATCACCGTCCATGGAAGGACTATCCACCACAACAACTGCCTTTAGTGCTCGGCGGCGAGGCGGCGATTTGGAGCGAACAGACTGGACAATCGTCTCTGGGACCTCGACTATGGCCCAGGGCATCGGCACTCGCTGAACGATTATG gagcGACCTACCGACAAACAGTTACTCCACGGACGAGAATGTTTACACCAGACTAGCCATGCATATCGAAGTTCTGAACAGCAGAGGCATCAAAACGGAGTCTATGTGGCCGCACTGGTGTTCCCAGAACCCCGGGAAATGTCTCTGA
- the Fdl gene encoding probable beta-hexosaminidase fdl isoform X2: protein MRRSRRARRLVRMVGSMPSGWMRRILLFLVLMTGILLIAMYAHAPPLASLQPFATRRLEDLQRGLVNYLAGNETTIGPGERLYEYLEEPRTFQSPWSWACVANRCERRAVRSSRTSLATCTAHCGGNTRLLWPRPTENIVLGDDSVILHLQQIEFVTVNTSDQETKDLLEHAKDIFIGNIRSLVKVLNAKSRSGIDSFIVYLSAGNARGTTLTLDTDESYKLELVPKGKILEARITGKSYFGVRHGLETLSQLIWWDEATGKQGALRVLTRASIEDKPVFSYRGLLVDTGRQFFPVEELKRVIDGMAATKLNTLHWHLTDSQSFPFDSAQFPEMARWGAYSGDHIYTPDDVKDLADYARIRGVRIVVEIDSPAHAGAGWQWGTEHGFGELALCVDQQPWSSYCGEPNCGQLNPINEHSYRILEGLYRELLDLTEVRDLVHLGGDEVNLECWAQYGNITLAMQAQNMTDHHALWAEFETKMLQRLIRANHDKVPKAVILWSSPLTKRPYIMMYFDPKIHVIQSWGGSNWPETPDLLEDGFRVILSHVDAWYLDCGFGRWRESGEAACGEYRTWQTVYNHRPWKDYPPQQLPLVLGGEAAIWSEQTGQSSLGPRLWPRASALAERLWSDLPTNSYSTDENVYTRLAMHIEVLNSRGIKTESMWPHWCSQNPGKCL from the exons ATGAGGAGGAGTAGGAGAGCGAGGAG aCTCGTCAGAATGGTGGGTAGCATGCCCAGCGGATGGATGAGGAGGatcctcctcttcctcgtccTGATGACCGGTATCCTGCTGATCGCCATGTACGCCCACGCTCCGCCGCTCGCATCGCTCCAGCCATTCGCGACACGACG ACTAGAGGACTTGCAGCGCGGCTTGGTTAATTACCTGGCGGGTAATGAAACCACGATCGGACCCGGGGAACGGCTCTACGAGTATCTGGAAGAGCCTAG AACATTTCAAAGTCCGTGGTCCTGGGCGTGTGTGGCGAATCGTTGCGAGAGGCGAGCAGTAAGGTCCTCGAGGACATCGTTGGCGACCTGCACCGCGCATTGCGGAGGGAACACTCGGCTGTTGTGGCCCAGACCGACGGAGAACATCGTCCTTGGCGATGACAGCGTCATTCTGCATCTTCAGCAGATCGAGTTTGTCACCGTAAATACGAGCGATCAGGAGACGAAGGATCTTCTGGAGCATGCGAAGGATATCTTCATCG GAAACATCAGGAGTCTGGTCAAGGTGCTGAACGCTAAAAGTCGCTCCGGTATCGATTCGTTCATCGTGTATCTGAGCGCTGGCAACGCGCGGGGCACTACCTTGACTCTGGATACTGACGAGTCATACAAGCTGGAACTTGTGCCGAAGGGGAAGATTCTGGAAGCCAGAATTACGGGGAAGAGCTACTTCGGGGTGCGGCATGGCCTCGAGACCCTCAGCCAGCTGATCTGGTGGGACGAGGCTACGGGCAAGCAGGGCGCTCTTCGCGTCCTCACGCGAGCCTCCATCGAGGACAAACCCGTATTCTCGTATCGCGGCCTTCTCGTTGATACCGGTAGGCAATTCTTCCCCGTCGAGGAACTGAAGAGGGTCATCGACGGCATGGCAGCCACGAAGCTCAACACGTTGCACTGGCACCTCACCGATTCTCAGAGTTTCCCGTTCGACTCGGCGCAATTCCCGGAGATGGCGAGATGGGGTGCTTACAGTGGTGATCACATTTACACACCTGACGACGTGAAGGATCTGGCCGATTACGCGAGGATACGCGGCGTCAGGATCGTTGTTGAGATCGATTCTCCGGCTCATGCCGGCGCCGGGTGGCAGTGGG GTACGGAACACGGTTTTGGTGAGTTGGCGTTATGTGTGGATCAGCAGCCGTGGTCGTCCTATTGTGGCGAGCCAAACTGCGGTCAACTGAATCCCATAAATGAGCACTCGTATCGGATACTCGAGGGCCTGTATCGGGAGTTATTAGATCTCACCGAGGTGCGCGATTTAGTGCATCTTGGTGGCGATGAGGTGAATCTCGAATGCTGGGCGCAATATGGCAATATCACCCTGGCTATGCAGGCGCAAAATATGACGGACCATCACGCGCTTTGGGCGGAGTTTGAGACGAAGATGTTGCAGCGGTTGATTCGGGCGAATCACGACAAGGTGCCGAAGGCGGTAATCCTGTGGAGCTCACCGTTGACCAAGAGGCCTTATATCATGATGTACTTCGACCCGAAGATTCATGTGATCCAATCCTGGGGCGGTAGCAATTGGCCGGAAACGCCGGACCTGTTGGAGGACGGTTTCCGGGTGATCCTGTCGCATGTGGACGCGTGGTATCTGGACTGTGGCTTTGGCAGATGGCGAGAGAGCGGCGAGGCCGCGTGCGGCGAATATCGCACCTGGCAGACTGTCTACAATCACCGTCCATGGAAGGACTATCCACCACAACAACTGCCTTTAGTGCTCGGCGGCGAGGCGGCGATTTGGAGCGAACAGACTGGACAATCGTCTCTGGGACCTCGACTATGGCCCAGGGCATCGGCACTCGCTGAACGATTATG gagcGACCTACCGACAAACAGTTACTCCACGGACGAGAATGTTTACACCAGACTAGCCATGCATATCGAAGTTCTGAACAGCAGAGGCATCAAAACGGAGTCTATGTGGCCGCACTGGTGTTCCCAGAACCCCGGGAAATGTCTCTGA